One genomic region from Natrinema caseinilyticum encodes:
- the cysE gene encoding serine O-acetyltransferase encodes MLRRIREDVRAMRERDPAAKGRLEVACCYPGLHAVWAHRLAHRCWNVGGGARLFARVVSHVVRLLTGVEIHPAAEIGRRVTIDHGMGVVIGETAEIGDDVHMYHGVTLGGDVNEPIKRHPTVEDGAHLGANATLLGDITIGEGAAVGAGSVVTRDVDAGATVTGIPAERVD; translated from the coding sequence ATGCTTAGACGGATCCGCGAGGACGTACGGGCGATGCGCGAGCGCGATCCCGCCGCGAAGGGGCGACTCGAGGTGGCGTGCTGTTATCCGGGACTGCACGCGGTCTGGGCCCACCGACTCGCCCACCGGTGCTGGAACGTCGGCGGCGGTGCTCGGCTGTTCGCGCGGGTGGTTTCCCACGTCGTACGTCTCCTGACGGGCGTGGAGATCCACCCGGCGGCCGAGATCGGGCGGCGAGTGACGATCGATCACGGCATGGGCGTCGTCATCGGTGAGACGGCCGAAATCGGCGACGACGTCCACATGTACCACGGCGTCACGCTCGGCGGTGACGTGAACGAACCGATCAAACGCCATCCGACGGTCGAGGACGGCGCACACCTGGGTGCCAACGCGACGCTGCTTGGCGACATCACGATCGGCGAGGGGGCGGCCGTCGGCGCCGGTTCGGTCGTTACGCGTGACGTCGACGCCGGCGCGACCGTCACCGGGATTCCGGCGGAACGGGTCGACTGA
- a CDS encoding metallophosphoesterase family protein, with protein MRVGLISDVHGNRVALEAVLEAMPSVEAVLCAGDVVGYNPWPADCVDALRERDVPTVMGNHDAAVVEGAAFRFNGMARAGVEHAKESLSDEQLEWVASLPTERLECDGRVKLVHGHPDDPDRYTRYTYPSDFSPRLLGDEDALVLGHTHVQGAEQFAEGIVVNPGSVGQPRDGDPRAGYAVVDLEALTVETHRVEYDVEAVQAAVDEAGLPDRIGTRLARGQ; from the coding sequence ATGAGGGTCGGACTCATTTCGGACGTCCACGGCAACAGGGTCGCTCTCGAGGCCGTTCTCGAGGCGATGCCATCGGTCGAAGCGGTGCTCTGTGCGGGCGACGTGGTCGGCTACAACCCGTGGCCGGCCGACTGCGTCGACGCGCTCCGGGAGCGGGACGTCCCGACGGTGATGGGGAACCACGACGCCGCGGTCGTCGAGGGGGCCGCCTTTCGGTTCAACGGGATGGCCCGCGCCGGCGTCGAACACGCCAAAGAGAGCCTTTCGGACGAGCAACTCGAGTGGGTGGCCTCGCTGCCGACCGAACGCCTCGAGTGCGACGGGCGGGTGAAACTCGTTCACGGGCATCCGGACGATCCCGACCGGTACACGCGATACACGTACCCGAGTGACTTTTCCCCTCGATTGCTCGGCGACGAGGACGCGCTGGTGCTCGGCCACACCCACGTACAGGGCGCAGAGCAGTTCGCGGAGGGGATCGTCGTCAACCCGGGCAGCGTCGGCCAGCCCCGCGACGGGGATCCGCGGGCGGGGTACGCGGTCGTCGATCTCGAGGCGCTGACCGTCGAAACCCATCGCGTCGAGTACGACGTCGAGGCCGTTCAGGCGGCGGTCGACGAGGCCGGACTCCCCGATCGAATCGGAACGCGGCTGGCTCGGGGGCAGTGA
- a CDS encoding methyltransferase domain-containing protein, with product MGTKTEFDSKEAAGVESLYRTDAAERRRRFVRTQLDPQPGESILSIGCGPGFEPVELADAVASDGRVHAIDASEPMIHLAETRCEDHENVTVQRGLATELPVEDGAFDAATSVQVFEYIEDLDAALSELERVLRPGGRAAVYATDWDSLVWNAADRERSRRVADAWADHCPRPHLGSDLRSPLRSAGLSIDRVAPFTIVETELEDTFAGYMRGIFRSYATEHDEFDTETAQAWGEDLRERDRNGETLFSLTAFLYLVSKPE from the coding sequence ATGGGCACGAAAACGGAATTCGATTCGAAAGAAGCAGCGGGCGTCGAATCGCTCTACAGGACGGATGCAGCCGAACGCCGCCGGAGGTTCGTCAGGACGCAGCTCGATCCGCAGCCGGGCGAGTCGATCCTCTCGATCGGGTGTGGACCCGGGTTCGAACCGGTCGAACTGGCCGACGCAGTCGCGTCGGACGGACGGGTACACGCGATCGACGCGAGCGAACCGATGATACACCTCGCGGAGACGCGATGCGAGGACCACGAGAACGTGACCGTCCAACGCGGCCTGGCAACCGAATTGCCGGTCGAGGATGGGGCCTTCGACGCCGCGACGTCGGTCCAGGTCTTCGAGTACATCGAGGATCTCGACGCCGCACTGTCGGAACTCGAGCGGGTGCTCCGACCCGGCGGCCGAGCCGCCGTCTACGCGACCGACTGGGATTCTCTCGTCTGGAACGCCGCCGATAGAGAACGCTCGAGGCGCGTCGCCGACGCGTGGGCGGACCACTGTCCGCGTCCGCACCTCGGCTCCGACCTTCGCTCGCCGCTTCGGAGCGCCGGGCTCTCCATCGATCGCGTCGCGCCGTTTACGATCGTCGAAACCGAACTCGAGGATACGTTCGCGGGATACATGCGAGGGATATTCCGTTCGTACGCCACGGAACACGACGAGTTCGACACGGAAACGGCACAGGCGTGGGGTGAAGACCTCCGCGAGCGGGATCGGAACGGGGAAACGCTGTTCAGTCTCACGGCGTTTCTGTACCTCGTGTCGAAACCGGAGTAA
- a CDS encoding IMP cyclohydrolase gives MYIGRFVVVGPDFGAYRVSSRSFPNREITARDEALTVGPTADAPATDNPYVSYNCLRVVETPTGETVAFGNGSHVDPIAEKLELGYPARDALAGSLLALDYEKDDYNTPRIAATIGDDGEALIGTVRDDALLVETVDEPTLVATYEKNAPEATDFEVEGADAAASEAYGLEFEHAVCAAGVARTDDGFETAVENGD, from the coding sequence ATGTACATCGGACGATTCGTCGTCGTCGGCCCCGATTTCGGCGCGTACCGCGTGTCGTCGCGGTCGTTCCCGAACCGCGAGATCACCGCTCGAGACGAGGCGCTCACCGTGGGTCCCACGGCCGACGCGCCGGCAACGGACAACCCGTACGTTTCGTACAACTGCCTGCGGGTCGTGGAGACGCCGACGGGCGAGACGGTCGCGTTCGGGAACGGCTCGCACGTCGATCCGATCGCGGAGAAACTCGAGTTGGGCTATCCCGCCCGCGACGCGCTGGCAGGCAGCCTGCTGGCGCTGGATTACGAGAAGGACGACTACAACACGCCCCGGATCGCGGCGACGATCGGTGACGACGGCGAGGCGCTGATCGGCACCGTTCGAGACGACGCCCTGCTCGTCGAGACCGTCGACGAGCCGACGCTGGTCGCGACCTACGAGAAGAACGCGCCCGAGGCGACCGATTTCGAGGTCGAGGGGGCCGACGCGGCCGCGAGCGAGGCGTACGGGCTCGAGTTCGAACACGCGGTCTGTGCGGCCGGCGTCGCCCGGACCGACGACGGGTTCGAGACGGCCGTCGAGAACGGAGACTGA
- a CDS encoding homing endonuclease associated repeat-containing protein, with product MTTDDECLESLLEAADRLGKSPTKAQYEELGLTPASATIIRVCGGWNDAKAMAGLETSYSRGPRVGPKPDAVELPAGTSWDELSVDQRWHYRNAEWNTKRTLRRRSRLRSWLDDHKRNRGCSQCGTNIAACLDFHHVDESTKKMAVGRMVTFGYGKDALRDEIAKCEVLCANCHRKHHSTPPDQERRRWVFERKRAAGCQRCEEADPACLDFHHVDEKKEATVAKLLSNDRPKARIRTEIELCRVLCANCHRKLHTDSPTG from the coding sequence GTGACGACGGACGACGAGTGCCTCGAGTCGCTGCTCGAGGCCGCTGACAGACTGGGCAAGTCACCGACGAAAGCGCAGTACGAAGAGTTGGGGCTGACGCCTGCTTCCGCGACTATCATTCGAGTGTGCGGCGGATGGAACGATGCGAAAGCGATGGCCGGACTCGAGACCTCGTATTCGAGGGGTCCTCGAGTCGGTCCGAAACCGGACGCCGTCGAACTTCCTGCGGGAACGTCGTGGGACGAGCTATCGGTCGATCAGCGGTGGCATTACCGAAATGCGGAGTGGAATACGAAACGGACGTTGCGCCGCCGCTCTCGTCTTCGTTCCTGGCTCGACGATCACAAGCGAAACCGAGGCTGTTCACAGTGTGGTACCAACATTGCAGCCTGTCTAGATTTTCATCACGTCGATGAATCGACGAAGAAAATGGCAGTCGGACGAATGGTAACATTCGGCTATGGGAAGGATGCACTTCGTGATGAAATCGCAAAGTGTGAAGTGCTGTGCGCTAACTGCCATCGGAAGCACCATTCTACACCACCGGATCAGGAACGCCGCCGATGGGTCTTCGAACGAAAGCGGGCCGCAGGGTGTCAACGGTGTGAAGAGGCTGACCCTGCGTGTCTGGACTTCCATCACGTCGACGAGAAAAAGGAAGCGACCGTTGCGAAACTCCTCTCGAACGACCGACCGAAAGCGCGTATTCGAACCGAAATAGAACTGTGTCGCGTGCTCTGTGCGAACTGCCATCGCAAACTACACACTGATTCACCGACGGGTTGA
- a CDS encoding rhodanese-like domain-containing protein: MNRRTFLAASGTGILGGVAGCLGGNSNGSDADGYGPEPETVPEERTIDTSTYETAEFDGFDVPLAPIDDVFYWYQRQEARVADARGSAQYERAHIVGAPLSTAPDGVSNDPVSGWSKDDRIVTYCGCPHHLSGLRAASLLDSGYEEVYAIDEGFGAWIDRGYPLEGSEVSSDRATYQISGRSDPAYTGEMVMLEQVDADRLEAAPIADDGSYTLQLHYAGSIDSRFRVKAPDYTVEGTLEELTSSPLTPTQN, translated from the coding sequence ATGAACCGACGGACGTTCCTCGCTGCGAGCGGGACGGGTATACTCGGCGGGGTTGCCGGTTGTCTTGGCGGGAATTCTAACGGCAGCGATGCTGATGGCTACGGTCCAGAACCGGAGACGGTACCCGAAGAGCGGACGATCGACACGAGCACATACGAAACGGCGGAATTCGACGGTTTCGATGTCCCACTCGCGCCTATCGACGACGTCTTCTACTGGTACCAGCGACAGGAAGCCAGGGTCGCGGACGCACGCGGGTCCGCCCAGTACGAACGGGCGCACATCGTTGGTGCGCCGCTGAGCACCGCACCCGACGGCGTTTCGAACGATCCCGTTTCGGGCTGGTCGAAAGACGATCGCATCGTCACGTACTGCGGCTGTCCGCACCACCTTTCCGGACTCCGTGCCGCGTCGCTGTTAGACAGCGGCTACGAAGAAGTATATGCAATCGACGAAGGGTTCGGTGCGTGGATCGATCGCGGCTATCCGCTCGAGGGATCGGAGGTCTCGTCGGATCGGGCGACGTACCAGATCAGCGGCCGGTCCGATCCCGCCTACACCGGTGAGATGGTCATGCTCGAGCAAGTCGACGCGGACCGGCTCGAAGCGGCGCCGATCGCCGACGACGGCTCCTACACTCTCCAGCTCCACTACGCCGGCTCGATCGACTCCCGATTCAGGGTCAAAGCCCCCGATTATACGGTCGAAGGGACGCTCGAGGAGCTGACGAGCAGTCCGCTTACCCCGACGCAGAACTGA
- a CDS encoding NADH:flavin oxidoreductase: MTTLEDPIEIGDVEVPNRLYRAPLLECAGNGPDAVDTLIDDLEPAAESGVGLVCQGATIVRGDGGCAAPGMTRVHDPAFVARLSRLTDRIHDHGSRIFIQLEHGGIRSMETWHAEYRGEHPGLEQLAVSRPPRQLRLLDRLGFLEYDPRVLTTAEVYELAADFGLTAARAVDAGYDGVHLAGANMGIVQQFLSPFYNRRDDEFGGSPAARLEFLAVVHDEVRDRAGDVPLITKVPAETPAPPAPVVRRKLSLTDGIEIARRLERIGYDAVVPVQTSVVWDMSIVRGAYPERAWGNEALREEYDAAFGGTTRRRLVALANRIQSLQYGFESAWNETFCRRVRERVSIPVLAEGGIRERAEMDRLLGTSAGSDASRADGGTGDEPACDMVGMARPFYAEPRLGARLLEPDSGAGAEPGSGAGTDARAAANPRVVCESCNNCTVPQVTGAPGICRTPGVLRKRGELERAGAYERTDP, encoded by the coding sequence ATGACCACGCTCGAGGATCCCATCGAGATCGGCGACGTGGAGGTTCCGAATCGGCTCTATCGGGCGCCGCTGCTCGAGTGTGCGGGCAACGGCCCCGACGCGGTCGACACGCTGATCGACGACCTCGAGCCCGCGGCGGAATCGGGGGTCGGACTCGTTTGTCAGGGCGCGACGATCGTTCGCGGTGACGGTGGCTGTGCCGCACCCGGAATGACCCGCGTCCACGACCCCGCGTTCGTCGCGCGCCTCTCGCGACTGACCGACCGGATCCACGACCACGGGAGCCGGATCTTCATCCAGCTCGAACACGGCGGCATACGGAGCATGGAAACCTGGCACGCCGAGTACCGGGGCGAACATCCCGGTCTCGAGCAACTCGCCGTTTCCAGGCCGCCCCGACAGCTCCGACTGCTCGACCGACTGGGATTTCTCGAATACGACCCGCGCGTCCTGACGACCGCGGAGGTGTACGAGCTGGCCGCCGATTTCGGCCTCACGGCGGCCCGTGCCGTCGATGCCGGCTACGACGGCGTTCACCTCGCGGGGGCGAACATGGGGATCGTCCAGCAGTTCCTGTCGCCGTTTTACAACCGGCGGGACGACGAGTTCGGTGGCTCGCCGGCGGCCCGCCTCGAGTTCCTCGCGGTCGTTCACGACGAGGTTCGCGACCGGGCGGGCGACGTTCCGCTCATCACCAAAGTCCCGGCAGAAACGCCGGCGCCGCCCGCGCCCGTCGTCCGGCGAAAACTCTCGCTCACCGACGGGATCGAGATCGCCCGCCGGCTCGAGCGGATCGGCTACGACGCGGTGGTGCCGGTCCAGACCTCGGTCGTCTGGGACATGAGCATCGTCCGCGGGGCGTACCCCGAGCGAGCGTGGGGCAACGAGGCGCTGCGCGAGGAGTACGACGCCGCGTTCGGCGGCACGACTCGCAGACGACTCGTCGCGCTGGCGAACCGAATCCAGTCGCTGCAGTACGGTTTCGAGTCCGCGTGGAACGAGACGTTCTGCCGACGGGTTCGCGAACGGGTGTCGATCCCGGTTCTCGCCGAGGGCGGGATACGCGAACGAGCGGAGATGGATCGACTGCTCGGTACGAGCGCCGGTTCCGACGCCAGCAGGGCCGACGGCGGGACCGGCGACGAACCGGCCTGTGACATGGTCGGCATGGCCCGCCCGTTCTACGCCGAACCGCGACTGGGCGCGCGACTGCTCGAGCCGGACTCCGGAGCGGGGGCGGAACCGGGATCGGGGGCCGGAACCGACGCTCGAGCCGCGGCCAACCCGCGCGTCGTCTGCGAAAGCTGTAACAACTGCACGGTCCCGCAAGTGACCGGCGCGCCGGGGATCTGTCGAACGCCCGGCGTGCTTCGAAAGCGGGGCGAACTCGAGCGTGCGGGCGCCTACGAGCGCACCGATCCGTGA
- the cgi121 gene encoding KEOPS complex subunit Cgi121 — MRTLECRLAIDDLDSFVATLGEIGDRHDVTIQAFDARYVADRRHLARAVELADRAIERGENVARDRAVEILLYAAGRRQIDRALEMGVSDGDTPAVVLVDSDSTGDEGTAADEGATGSDGDEATAIEEIERTDAFVERDSTLESPDVDTLCAFFEITDAERAATDAGLSALVRERVALLEVEK; from the coding sequence GTGCGGACGCTCGAGTGTCGCCTCGCGATCGACGATCTGGACTCGTTCGTGGCGACGCTCGGCGAGATCGGTGACCGCCACGACGTGACGATCCAGGCGTTCGATGCCCGCTACGTCGCCGATCGACGCCACCTCGCGCGAGCCGTGGAACTCGCAGACCGCGCCATCGAGCGCGGCGAGAACGTCGCACGGGATCGTGCCGTCGAGATCCTGCTGTACGCCGCCGGTCGCCGCCAGATCGACCGCGCGCTCGAGATGGGCGTCAGCGACGGCGACACCCCTGCGGTCGTCCTCGTCGATTCCGACTCGACCGGCGACGAGGGAACGGCGGCCGACGAGGGTGCAACGGGTTCCGACGGCGACGAAGCGACCGCGATAGAGGAGATCGAACGGACGGACGCCTTCGTCGAACGCGACTCGACCCTCGAGTCGCCGGACGTCGACACGCTGTGTGCTTTCTTCGAGATCACCGACGCCGAACGGGCGGCCACCGACGCGGGGCTGTCGGCGCTCGTTCGGGAGCGAGTCGCGTTGCTCGAGGTCGAGAAGTGA
- a CDS encoding ATP-dependent DNA helicase: protein MNIEELSRLPAGAVDHFRREGIEALYPPQAEAVEAGATEDESLVAAVPTASGKTMIAALSMLSAIERGGKALYIVPLRALASEKKAEFEAYEEFGVTVGVTTGNYESTSDWLATKDIIVATSEKVDSLVRNGADWLSDLTCVVSDEVHLIDDRNRGPTLEVTLAKLRQLSPQLQVVALSATVGNADEIADWLDAALVETDWRPIDLQTGVHYGNALNFDDGSTREVPVDGSETQEAALVRDILTEGGSSLVFVNSRRNAEAAARRLGGVSKSELTAEERAALADLADEIRDDSDTETSTDLADCVERGAAFHHAGLSSTQRSLVEDAFRDRLLKVIAATPTLAAGVNTPARRVIVRDWRRFDPSAGGMAPLDVLEVHQMMGRAGRPGLDPYGEAVLLAKSHDESEELFDRYVWADPEPVRSKLAAEPALRTHVLATIASGFARTRNGLLEFLEATLYASQSTEAGRLETVTETVLAYLESNDFIERDGDDNGGDGGDGGRNGGDGDRDGDGDDIGAFTSAADLAERSGRDESLEATSLGHTVSRLYLDPMSAAEIVHGLERDDDRPTALGLYQLVSRTPDMYELYLRSGEDETFGELYYEREAELLGDAPSEFEEDRFEDWLAALKTGKLLEDWADETDEERLTDRYKIGPGDLRGKVDTAEWLLGAAESLAAEIDSEWTVAVREARARVEHGVGEELLELVSVGGVGRKRARSLYDRGIETPSDLRTADKGVVLDALKGEKTAETILENAGREDPAMDGVTPTSTGGRSGRASGDSTDRSNDGEPTDPKPTEADDGQSSLGDF from the coding sequence ATGAATATCGAGGAGCTCTCGAGGCTCCCGGCCGGTGCCGTCGATCACTTCCGGCGCGAGGGGATCGAAGCGCTGTACCCGCCGCAGGCCGAGGCAGTCGAAGCCGGTGCGACGGAGGACGAAAGCCTCGTCGCCGCCGTTCCCACCGCCAGTGGGAAGACGATGATCGCCGCACTGTCGATGCTGTCGGCGATCGAACGCGGCGGAAAGGCGCTGTACATCGTCCCCCTGCGAGCGCTCGCCAGCGAGAAAAAGGCAGAGTTCGAGGCCTACGAGGAGTTCGGCGTCACGGTCGGCGTGACGACCGGCAACTACGAGAGTACCAGCGACTGGCTCGCGACGAAAGATATCATCGTCGCGACCAGCGAGAAGGTCGATTCGCTGGTACGCAACGGCGCGGACTGGCTCTCCGATCTCACCTGCGTCGTCAGCGACGAGGTTCACCTCATCGACGATCGAAATCGGGGTCCGACGCTCGAGGTAACGCTCGCGAAACTCCGCCAGCTGTCCCCCCAGCTCCAGGTCGTCGCACTGTCGGCGACGGTCGGAAACGCCGACGAGATCGCCGACTGGCTGGACGCCGCGCTCGTCGAGACCGACTGGCGGCCGATCGACCTGCAAACGGGTGTCCACTACGGCAACGCCCTGAACTTCGACGACGGCTCGACGCGCGAGGTGCCGGTCGACGGCTCCGAAACGCAGGAGGCCGCACTCGTCCGCGACATCCTGACGGAAGGCGGCTCGTCGCTCGTCTTCGTCAACTCACGTCGAAACGCCGAGGCCGCGGCGAGACGGCTGGGAGGGGTTTCGAAATCCGAACTGACGGCCGAGGAGCGAGCGGCGTTGGCCGACCTGGCCGACGAAATCCGGGACGACAGCGACACCGAGACGAGCACAGACTTAGCCGACTGCGTCGAGCGCGGTGCAGCCTTCCACCACGCAGGTCTCTCGAGTACACAACGGAGCCTCGTCGAGGACGCCTTTCGCGACCGCCTGTTGAAAGTGATCGCCGCGACGCCGACGCTCGCCGCCGGCGTGAATACGCCAGCCCGCCGTGTGATCGTCCGGGACTGGCGCCGCTTCGACCCCAGCGCCGGCGGGATGGCTCCCCTCGACGTCCTCGAGGTCCACCAGATGATGGGGCGGGCCGGTCGACCGGGACTGGACCCCTACGGCGAGGCCGTCTTGCTCGCCAAGAGCCACGACGAGAGCGAGGAGCTGTTCGACCGCTACGTCTGGGCCGATCCGGAGCCGGTTCGATCGAAGCTCGCGGCCGAGCCCGCGTTGCGAACCCACGTCCTCGCGACGATCGCTTCCGGGTTCGCTCGAACGCGAAACGGCCTCCTCGAGTTCCTCGAGGCGACGCTGTACGCCAGTCAATCGACCGAGGCCGGCAGGCTCGAGACGGTGACCGAGACGGTTCTGGCGTACCTCGAATCGAACGATTTCATCGAACGCGACGGCGACGATAATGGCGGTGACGGTGGGGACGGTGGCAGGAACGGCGGAGACGGGGACCGGGACGGGGACGGGGACGACATCGGCGCGTTTACCTCGGCCGCCGACCTCGCCGAACGCAGCGGCCGGGACGAGTCGCTCGAGGCGACCAGCCTCGGCCACACCGTCTCGCGACTCTATCTCGATCCGATGAGCGCGGCCGAGATCGTCCACGGTCTCGAGCGCGACGACGACCGACCGACGGCGCTGGGTCTCTATCAGCTCGTTTCGCGGACCCCGGACATGTACGAACTCTACTTACGGTCGGGCGAAGACGAGACGTTCGGCGAACTCTACTACGAACGCGAGGCCGAACTCCTGGGCGACGCACCGAGCGAGTTCGAGGAGGACCGCTTCGAGGACTGGCTCGCCGCGCTCAAGACCGGAAAACTGCTCGAGGACTGGGCCGACGAAACGGACGAAGAACGACTGACCGACCGGTACAAGATCGGCCCGGGCGACCTGCGCGGGAAGGTCGACACCGCCGAGTGGCTGCTCGGTGCGGCCGAGTCGCTGGCCGCCGAAATCGACAGCGAGTGGACCGTCGCGGTTCGGGAGGCTCGCGCCCGCGTCGAACACGGCGTCGGTGAAGAGCTTCTCGAACTCGTCTCGGTCGGCGGCGTCGGCCGCAAGCGCGCCCGGAGCCTCTACGATCGCGGAATCGAGACGCCGTCCGACCTCCGGACCGCGGACAAAGGCGTCGTCCTCGACGCGCTCAAAGGCGAGAAGACGGCCGAGACCATCCTCGAGAACGCCGGCCGCGAGGATCCGGCGATGGACGGCGTCACGCCGACGTCGACGGGCGGGAGATCCGGCCGAGCGTCGGGGGATTCGACCGATCGTTCGAACGACGGCGAGCCGACCGACCCGAAGCCAACCGAAGCGGACGACGGTCAGTCGAGTCTGGGTGATTTCTAG
- a CDS encoding universal stress protein, with product MTDSAPDRVLVPELGRPRADEALSYALETFPDAEITLLTVVTPLDAPLSEGGVLERGDERAGQARSRANELLASVADPGAADRVRLEVTEGRPGSVVPRYAAEEGFDHVVMVGSGAGTDGFLRRFLGRGIAATVVERTARPVTVLE from the coding sequence ATGACCGACTCCGCTCCCGATCGCGTTCTGGTTCCCGAACTCGGCCGTCCGCGAGCGGACGAGGCGCTGTCCTACGCCCTCGAGACGTTTCCCGACGCCGAGATCACCCTGCTGACCGTCGTGACGCCGCTGGACGCCCCGCTCAGCGAGGGCGGTGTCCTCGAGCGAGGCGACGAACGGGCCGGGCAGGCACGGTCCCGCGCGAACGAGTTGTTGGCGTCGGTCGCCGATCCCGGGGCGGCGGATCGCGTTCGGCTCGAGGTGACCGAGGGGCGACCCGGCTCCGTCGTTCCCCGGTACGCCGCCGAGGAGGGGTTCGACCACGTGGTGATGGTCGGCTCCGGCGCCGGAACCGACGGATTCCTCAGACGGTTTCTCGGCCGCGGCATCGCAGCGACCGTCGTCGAGCGGACGGCGCGGCCGGTGACCGTCCTCGAGTGA